The following proteins come from a genomic window of Sulfurospirillum tamanense:
- a CDS encoding GGDEF domain-containing protein — translation MNFKTFAFFGIPKNHPLSPALLERVNLERARVYFGNTMGNIASLIAGTVLASGVLYTLDVSILVISCWALVLFFLGGLAWKYEKNVLAKGLHVNTIYTQVPLRIGIGFLIGVVWGLFAFIVPADSYLGFSLSFIAISTLVIIGMLSFSVMPVQFFTHTLGAMLPLMWRLFDMYIQTKAFFYLILLAIALVWQVVLLLKARTNSITAIRAIILNEKLKDEVHRYAKAQEHIEYLAYHDHLTGAWNRRYFEGFLEDLLLKAGLKNQHVGILVIDINRLKPLNDHYGHHYGDQLLVSFVKHLKQHLKKEALLARIGGDEFVVVLPYANSLEALLDQGKRLKHALNTAYLIHDISVSSSASIGYALFPQDGQEMDTLLATADARMYEDKKAFNIFEG, via the coding sequence TTTTGGCAATACCATGGGAAATATTGCCTCTTTGATTGCAGGTACTGTCCTAGCTTCTGGCGTGCTTTATACCCTCGATGTTTCTATTTTGGTGATTAGTTGCTGGGCTTTGGTGCTTTTTTTTCTTGGCGGACTCGCGTGGAAATATGAAAAAAATGTTCTTGCCAAGGGGTTACATGTAAACACTATCTACACCCAAGTACCGCTTCGTATTGGTATTGGATTTTTGATTGGTGTTGTGTGGGGGTTGTTTGCTTTTATTGTACCTGCGGATTCATACTTGGGGTTTTCTCTCTCTTTTATCGCTATTTCCACGTTGGTGATTATTGGGATGCTGAGCTTTAGTGTTATGCCTGTCCAGTTTTTTACCCACACCTTAGGGGCGATGCTTCCTTTAATGTGGCGGCTTTTTGATATGTATATCCAAACAAAAGCCTTTTTTTACCTTATCCTTTTGGCCATTGCACTGGTGTGGCAAGTAGTACTGCTGCTCAAAGCCCGCACCAATTCCATTACCGCCATTCGCGCCATTATCTTGAATGAAAAACTTAAAGACGAAGTTCACCGCTATGCCAAAGCCCAAGAACACATCGAGTATTTAGCCTACCACGATCACCTCACAGGTGCATGGAATCGCCGTTATTTTGAAGGTTTTTTAGAAGATTTACTATTAAAAGCGGGACTGAAGAATCAACACGTGGGCATCCTTGTCATCGACATCAATCGCCTCAAACCCCTAAACGACCACTATGGGCACCATTATGGCGACCAACTTCTTGTTTCTTTTGTCAAACACCTCAAACAACACCTCAAAAAAGAGGCACTTTTGGCCAGAATCGGGGGTGATGAATTTGTTGTTGTGCTCCCGTATGCCAACTCCTTGGAGGCGCTTTTAGACCAAGGAAAGCGCCTTAAACATGCCCTTAATACGGCGTATTTGATTCACGATATTTCCGTCTCAAGTAGTGCCAGCATAGGGTATGCGCTCTTTCCACAAGACGGTCAAGAGATGGATACACTCCTTGCTACTGCTGATGCGCGCATGTATGAGGATAAAAAGGCTTTTAATATTTTTGAAGGTTGA
- a CDS encoding cupin domain-containing protein, protein MTMPAYINPSYILSKEIFRVRRIDFIDPVPLHKHGCYELFFALKGEARFCIDNESYFINQPCLFLVYPNRVHGWGKPSKTYKVMY, encoded by the coding sequence ATGACCATGCCAGCATACATCAACCCTAGCTATATCCTTAGTAAAGAGATATTTCGTGTGCGTAGAATTGATTTTATCGACCCAGTTCCTTTGCACAAACATGGGTGTTATGAGCTTTTCTTTGCCCTCAAAGGCGAAGCGCGCTTTTGTATTGATAATGAATCTTACTTCATCAATCAGCCTTGCCTTTTTTTGGTTTACCCCAACCGCGTTCACGGATGGGGTAAACCATCAAAGACTTACAAGGTTATGTATTAA
- a CDS encoding helix-turn-helix domain-containing protein — MMIHNTFKALEDEYHTSLSFKEHTINSLLQILLVYIQRCVPSAPASQASQTLIAKLNEAIAHNHYALAKPTFYAKKLNTSVRLLNKATSEVADQSLGQYIRNQTLQEAKRLLSFETMTCNEVAYCLGFSDPAYFSRFFKREVGVAPKIFRNGS; from the coding sequence ATGATGATCCACAATACCTTTAAAGCCCTAGAGGATGAGTATCACACATCTCTTTCCTTTAAAGAACACACCATTAACAGCCTTTTACAAATTTTGCTCGTCTACATTCAACGTTGTGTTCCTTCGGCACCAGCCTCGCAAGCTAGCCAAACCCTCATTGCAAAACTCAACGAAGCCATTGCACACAACCACTATGCCCTCGCCAAACCCACCTTTTACGCCAAAAAACTCAACACAAGTGTTCGTCTTCTCAATAAAGCAACCAGTGAAGTGGCCGACCAAAGTCTGGGACAATACATTCGTAACCAAACCCTTCAAGAAGCTAAGCGCCTCCTCTCTTTTGAAACCATGACATGTAATGAAGTTGCTTATTGCTTAGGATTCTCAGACCCTGCATATTTTAGTCGCTTCTTCAAACGAGAAGTTGGCGTCGCACCAAAAATTTTTCGCAATGGGTCTTAA
- a CDS encoding YceI family protein — protein sequence MKKFMVNILFLSSMCFAQSSVEIHGTSTLHDWKMVSQAIDVGAFESEGGVISALDVGVQIETLKSGDPGLDKKAYEALKIDKSNVITFSLKEHNMENKTLRGVFKVLDMEREEILTPEVIEVDRVAGSFEVNMTDFGITPPSVMFGAIKSGDAVTVKYDIQK from the coding sequence ATGAAAAAATTTATGGTTAATATTTTATTTCTTTCAAGTATGTGTTTTGCACAAAGCAGTGTTGAAATTCACGGAACTTCAACACTGCACGACTGGAAAATGGTCTCTCAAGCCATCGACGTGGGTGCGTTTGAGAGCGAAGGCGGGGTGATTTCAGCCCTTGATGTGGGGGTGCAAATTGAAACCCTTAAAAGCGGCGATCCGGGCCTTGATAAAAAAGCCTACGAAGCCCTTAAAATCGACAAAAGCAATGTCATCACCTTTTCCCTTAAAGAGCACAACATGGAAAACAAAACCCTCCGCGGTGTTTTTAAAGTGCTCGACATGGAGCGAGAAGAAATCCTTACTCCCGAAGTTATCGAAGTAGACCGTGTGGCGGGAAGCTTTGAGGTAAACATGACAGATTTTGGCATCACGCCACCTTCGGTTATGTTTGGCGCCATCAAGTCTGGCGATGCTGTTACGGTGAAGTACGACATCCAAAAATAG
- a CDS encoding dienelactone hydrolase family protein, translating into MTRSIVGWICAGVLAFANGAPVVYEVEGKTYEGYYTSPHKTAPLVLLVHDWDGLDGYEKKRASMLHEMGYATFAVDMFGKGVVADTVEKRRALTGDLYNDRLKMRAILQAGVDAAKRVGANVDNAIGIGYCFGGTVILDFARSGAPLKAFVPFHGGLATPQGQSVEGITGEVVVFHGTADTAISMEEFATFAKELESAGISHEMHTYSGAPHAFSVFGTPRYHAEADRKSWERFSGYLKEVFGK; encoded by the coding sequence ATGACCCGAAGTATCGTAGGATGGATTTGTGCAGGCGTGTTGGCCTTTGCCAATGGGGCGCCTGTGGTGTATGAAGTAGAGGGCAAGACGTATGAGGGGTACTATACCTCACCCCATAAAACGGCGCCTTTAGTGTTGTTGGTGCACGATTGGGATGGATTGGATGGGTACGAAAAAAAGCGCGCAAGCATGTTGCATGAGATGGGTTATGCGACCTTTGCGGTGGACATGTTTGGTAAAGGCGTTGTCGCCGACACGGTGGAAAAACGGCGCGCATTGACAGGGGATTTGTACAACGACCGCCTCAAGATGCGCGCGATTTTACAAGCAGGTGTTGACGCGGCAAAGCGGGTGGGCGCAAATGTAGATAACGCCATAGGCATCGGCTATTGTTTTGGCGGTACGGTGATATTAGACTTTGCTCGTTCAGGTGCGCCACTTAAAGCCTTTGTACCTTTTCATGGAGGGTTGGCTACGCCACAAGGGCAAAGCGTGGAAGGCATCACGGGTGAAGTGGTTGTGTTTCACGGAACCGCAGACACGGCCATTAGTATGGAAGAGTTTGCCACCTTTGCTAAAGAGCTTGAAAGTGCAGGCATTTCCCATGAAATGCACACGTACAGTGGTGCGCCCCATGCGTTTAGTGTGTTTGGCACACCCCGTTACCATGCCGAAGCTGACCGCAAGTCGTGGGAGCGTTTTAGTGGGTACTTGAAAGAGGTTTTTGGGAAATAA
- a CDS encoding NnrS family protein, producing the protein MVFVSSLTPPPSPKTSPWQNLLALPHRLFFFAGIVQGVVFVALLGMQYGGWIALHVRPEFYHGYAMAFVVFTQFFVGFLLTTFPRYLARPSAPKSAYLWPALALNLGGVGLAVFSFVSEAWTLLAMVLVLVGYGKLVWVLWDFQRQSSVPNKQDTSWMLVAFAFGALAQVLFFASFVAPTLHVALTMSFYMYLFLVVIVVSQKMIPFFAANRVQGYEVRKSTYFLPVVFGGLLLKVALESLGFNALLADGLLFGVITLELVRWKLPFRQSPPILWVLFLSIWWAPVGFLLFTLHGLSQWFDLGWHFGHAPLHALALGYFTTVLIGFGTRVLLGHSGRTPVADGYAVALFGLVQTMTLLRVGADLVPSHYMSLIGLSALAWLGVFGWWAGRYGKILFEK; encoded by the coding sequence GTGGTTTTTGTCAGTAGCCTCACGCCCCCGCCAAGCCCCAAAACGTCGCCGTGGCAAAACCTCTTAGCCTTGCCCCATCGGTTGTTTTTCTTTGCGGGTATTGTGCAAGGGGTGGTGTTTGTGGCTTTGCTTGGGATGCAGTATGGCGGGTGGATTGCCTTACATGTAAGGCCCGAATTTTACCACGGCTATGCCATGGCATTTGTGGTGTTTACGCAGTTTTTTGTGGGCTTTTTGCTCACTACCTTTCCCCGTTACCTTGCGCGTCCCAGTGCGCCAAAGTCCGCTTATTTGTGGCCCGCATTGGCCTTGAACCTTGGCGGCGTGGGGTTGGCGGTGTTTAGTTTTGTTTCTGAAGCATGGACGTTGCTTGCCATGGTGCTTGTGCTTGTGGGGTATGGAAAGTTGGTGTGGGTGCTGTGGGATTTTCAGCGTCAAAGTAGCGTGCCTAATAAACAAGACACTTCGTGGATGCTAGTTGCCTTTGCGTTTGGCGCACTCGCCCAAGTGCTGTTTTTTGCCTCTTTTGTTGCACCGACCTTACATGTAGCGCTCACCATGAGCTTTTACATGTACCTCTTTTTGGTGGTCATCGTGGTCTCACAAAAGATGATTCCTTTCTTTGCGGCTAACCGCGTTCAAGGGTACGAAGTGCGCAAGTCCACGTACTTTTTGCCTGTGGTATTTGGCGGGCTTTTGCTTAAAGTGGCGCTAGAGTCGTTGGGGTTTAATGCCTTGCTTGCCGATGGGCTTTTGTTTGGAGTTATTACCCTCGAACTGGTGCGGTGGAAACTCCCCTTTCGCCAGTCTCCGCCTATTTTATGGGTGCTGTTTCTCTCCATCTGGTGGGCACCTGTGGGCTTTTTGCTTTTCACACTCCACGGGCTTTCCCAGTGGTTTGATTTGGGGTGGCATTTTGGCCATGCACCCTTGCATGCCTTAGCACTTGGGTATTTTACAACCGTGCTTATTGGCTTTGGCACGCGGGTGTTGTTGGGCCACTCAGGGCGCACGCCCGTGGCCGATGGCTACGCGGTGGCGCTGTTTGGGCTAGTGCAAACCATGACGCTGTTGCGCGTGGGCGCGGACTTGGTGCCTAGCCATTACATGAGCCTTATTGGCCTAAGTGCTCTAGCGTGGTTAGGGGTATTTGGCTGGTGGGCAGGGCGGTACGGGAAGATTTTGTTTGAGAAATAA